Part of the Pseudomonas baltica genome is shown below.
GCCGAGATCGTCCCGGTCACCTCTGGCACCGGCACCCTCAAGGACGCCATGAACGACGCCCTGCGTGACTGGGTCACCAACGTCGAAGACACCTTCTACCTGATCGGCACCGTCGCCGGCCCGCACCCTTACCCGGCCATGGTTCGCGACTTCCAATCGATCATCGGCAAGGAAACCAAAGAGCAGATGCAGGAGAAGGAAGGCCGTCTGCCCGACAGCCTGATCGCCTGCGTGGGCGGTGGCTCGAACGCCATGGGCCTGTTCCACCCGTTCCTGGATGACACCAGCGTCGAAATCATCGGCGTCGAAGCCGCCGGCCACGGCGTCGACTCCGGCAAACACGCGGCCAGCCTGAACGGTGGCGTGCCGGGCGTACTGCACGGCAACCGCACCTACCTGCTGCAGGACGACGACGGCCAGATCACCGACGCCCACTCGATCTCCGCCGGCCTCGATTACCCGGGCATCGGCCCCGAGCACGCCTGGTTGCATGAGATCAAGCGCGTCAACTACACCAGCATCACCGACGACGAAGCCCTGGCCGCATTCCACACCAGCTGCCGCCTGGAAGGCATCATCCCGGCGCTGGAAACCGCTCACGCTCTGGCCGAAGTGATCAAGCGCGCGCCGACCCTGCCCAAGGACCACCTCATGGTCGTGTGCCTGTCGGGCCGTGGCGACAAGGACATGCAAACCGTCATGAACCACATGGCCGCTACCCAGGAGAAATCGGTATGAGCCGCCTTGAACAACGCTTCGCCGACCTCAAGGCCGAAGGCCGCGCCGCGCTGGTGACCTTCGTGACCGCCGGCGACCCTGGCTACGATGCATCGCTGGCGATCCTCAAGGGCCTGCCAGCCGCTGGCGCCGACGTCATCGAGCTGGGCATGCCCTTCACCGATCCGATGGCCGACGGCATCGCCATTCAGCTGGCGACCTTGCGCGCCCTGGAAGCCGGGCAGACTCTGGCGAAAACCTTGAAGATGGTCCGCGAGTTCCGCGTCGACGACAGCACCACGCCGATCGTGCTGATGGGTTACTACAACCCCATCCACCGCTTTGGCGTCGAGGCATTCGTCGCCGAGGCCAAGGCTGCTGGCGTCGATGGCCTGATCATCGTCGACCTGCCACCGGAGCACGACGCCGAGCTGGCGACCCCGGCCCAGGCCTCCGGTATCGACTTCATCCGCCTGACGACCCCGACCACGGATGACGTACGTCTGCCCACCGTGCTCGAGCGCAGCTCAGGCTTCGTCTACTACGTCTCCGTAGCGGGCGTGACCGGTGCCGGCTCCGCCACCAGCGATCAGGTCAGCAGCGCCATCGAGCGCCTGCGCCGCCACACCGACCTGCCGATCAGCGTCGGCTTCGGTATCCGCACCCCCGAACAGGCCGCAGCAATCGCGCGCCTGGCCGACGGAGTAGTGGTCGGCTCGGCACTGGTCGACAAGGTCGCTAAAGCGGCCAATGCCGATCAAGCGGTCGACGATGTACTGACACTGTGCAAGGCCCTGGCCGACGGCGTGCGTAAAGCCCGCGTCAGCCAAGCGTAAAGTTCCTGATACAAAGGAATTAGCCCCTGTTTTCAGGGACTAACGCTGCAAGAACAAAGGGAGGTCGCTTTGGGCGGCCTCCCTTTTTTGCTGTTAGTGCCTGAGGATACATTTGATGAAATTGCCAAAACCGCTGATCGCTGCCATGGGTATCGTGCTGGTTGGTGTGACCCCGCTGTTGCAAGCGGCTCCAGGGCCGGATGATCGCGGCCAGGGTGGTGGTGAGCAACATCAGCAAGGACCGCAGGGTCAGCAAGGTCAGCAGCAACAGCAGAATCACGGCCAGCAGGGCGGGGGCAACGGCGCCGGTCACGGCAATCAGCAAAGCAACCGCGGCAATCAGGGTGGCAACCGTCCGCCGCAAGACTTCGGCCCGGTGCGCCAGACCATCTCGCAAAACCGTGGCAGCTTCGGTCGCGGCAACCCGCTGCCACCGAACATCCACGTCGAACGCGGTCGTCCATTGCCACGCGGTTACGGCCGTCCGCTGGACGCCGGTGCACTGCGCCACCTGCCGCACTATGATGGCTACCAATGGCGCCGGCTGGGCAGCGACGTAGTGCTGGTCGCGATCGGAACCGGCCTGGTCTACGAGATTCTGGACAACGTGCTGAACTGACCTCACTCTGCGACGTACCGACGCGTCGAACCGATCCCTGTAGCGAGGGGGCTTGCTCCCTCGCTACACGTGCATTTCGTTACCCGAAAATACTCAGATCCAATGGTCTTACCGCCCCCATCCAGATGGCATGGTTGGCGTGATCCGCCAGCTCATCGCCCGTTTCAGGGTGCGTAAACACCACCAGTCCATTGCGATTCAACGCCAACCACCCCAACACCGCCCCGATATCCTCGACCGCCACGGTCAACTGGCAGCTCCAGTCCGGATGCGGCCCTACCGGGCGCTGGTGCAGACGGCCCATCTTCAACCCGAACACCCGCACAGCTTCTTCGCATAACGCGCGGGCCTGGGGCAGGGTGCTGGCGTCGTAGTAGATGTGAGCGTGATAGGAGTGGATGATGGACACGGGGGGAGGACCTCGGTGGAAAAGCGATATCCGCAAGATTATCGGTTTTGTCGAGGCAAAGCATGCTTTGGGGACCAGCGCCTATAGCCTGTACGCCAGCCATAGTGGGACTAGTCGCTATCGTATGTTGTCTCATTCAGACGCGACTGCAGGAAGATTCCATGCAGCCTCAAGAATCAATCCGCAACCACTGGCCACCCACCTGCTCCTCGCGCAGCCACTCCACGAACCGGTCGATCATTTCGCCGCGGCGTTTGCGCTGCGGCAACACCACGTAATAACCCATCGGCGAGCGTGCCGTTTCTTCCACGGGGCGGCACAGCAGGCCTTGTTCGAGCAGCGCGTCTACCAGGTGGCGCCAGCCAATGGCCACGCCCTGGCCGGCAATCGCCGCCTGGATCAGCAAGGTGTAGTTGTCGAAACGCAGCTGGCCCGAGGCGGGTGCCCCTGGGATGTCCAACGCGCGGAACAGCCCGGTCCAGTCGAACCAGTGATGGCTGCTCTCGCCGCGCAAGTGCAGCAGGGGCAAATCGGCCAATGCAGTCACGGGGAGTGGAGTAGCACGGCCTTCCAGCAATTTTGGACTGCACACGGGGAAGACTTCTTCACCGAACAACCAATGACTTTCACCTTGATTGAAGCGACCGTCGCCGAACAGGATGGCGACGTCGATATCACTGCGCAGCATCGAGTAGCTGCGCTCGCTGGTCACCAGGCTGACGTCGACCTGTGGATAAAGTTGGTGGAAGCCATGCAGGCGCGGCATCAGCCAATAGGCGGCAAAGGCGAAATCGGTGGAGACCTGCAGCACTTCGTGTTGCGATTGCGCAGTGATCCGATGCAAACATGCATCGATATTCAGCAATCCTAGCTGGACCTGCTCGAACAGTAACGCCCCGGCATCAGTCAGCTCGATGCCGCGGTAGACCCGATCAAACAGGCGCGTGGCGAGCTGCTCTTCCAGGCGCTTGATCTGTTGGCTCACCGCCGGCTGGGTGGTGCCCAGCTCCTGCGCCGCCGCAGTGAAGCTGCGGTGCCGCGCTGCCGCCTCGAAGGCGCGCAGCAAATCCAGCGACAAGCTGCCGAGGCTCTCAAACATAAGCTGTACTTATCCTAGTCATTATGTTGCATGGGCTTTACCGCCCCCTGCCTGCAACGGCATCCTGCGGCTCAGCGATATCGCATAACTCTCCACTATGGAACGACGCGAGCCCATGAAGCGCAAGAACATTCTTTTCATCATGGCCGACCAGATGGCCGCGCCCCTGCTGCCGTTTTACGCCCCGTCCCCCATCAAAATGCCGCACCTGAGTCGCCTGGCCGAGAAAGGCGTGGTATTCGATTCCGCCTACTGCAACAGCCCGCTGTGCGCCCCCTCGCGCTTCACTCTGGTCAGCGGCCAGTTGCCCAGCAAGATCGGCGCCTACGACAACGCCGCCGATTTCGCCGCCGACGTGCCCACCTACGCCCATTACCTGCGCCGCCTGGGCTACCACACTGCACTGTCGGGCAAGATGCACTTTTGCGGCCCGGATCAACTGCACGGTTACGAACAACGCCTGACCAGCGATATCTACCCCGCCGACTACGGCTGGGCAGTGAACTGGGACGAGCCAGATGTGCGCCCGAGCTGGTATCACAACATGGCATCGGTGCTGCAGGCCGGGCCATGCGTGCGCACCAACCAGCTGGATTTCGATGAAGAGGTGGTGTTCAAGGCGCAGCAATATCTGTTCGATCACATCCGCAACGACGGCGACCAGCCCTTCTGCCTGACCGTGTCGATGACCCATCCGCACGATCCTTACACCATTCCCAAACCGTTCTGGGATCTGTACGCCGACGTAGAAATCCCTTTGCCGCAAAACGTGCCGGGGCAGGATGAACTCGACCCTCATTCCCAGCGCCTGCTCAAAGTCTACGACCTGTGGGACAAACCGCTGCCGCGGCAGAAAATCAGCGATGCCCGCCGCGCCTATTTCGGTGCCTGCAGCTATGTCGACAGCAACGTCGGCAAGCTCTTGCAGACGCTCGAGGACACCGGCCTGATGGACGACACCATCATCGTTTTCTCCGGCGACCATGGCGACATGCTTGGCGAACGCGGCCTTTGGTACAAAATGCACTGGTTCGAGATGTCCGCGCGCGTGCCGCTGCTGGTGTGCGCGCCGGGGCAATTCGAGGCGGGCCGCGTGAGCGCGTCAGTGTCCACCGCTGACTTGCTGCCGACCCTGGTCGAGCTGGCGGGCGGCCAACTGGAGCCCGGCTTGCCGCTCGATGGCCGCTCGTTCGTCGGCCACCTCACCGGCGCTGGCGCTCATGACGAAGTGTTCGGCGAGTATATGGCCGAAGGCACCGTCGGCCCGCTGATGATGATCCGTCGCGGCCCATGGAAATTCATCTACAGCGAAGATGACCCGTGCCTGCTCTATCACCTGGGCGACGACCCTCATGAGCGCGAGGACCTCAGCCAGGCTGCCGGCCAGCGCGACTTGTTCGCGGCCTTCCTCGCCGAAGCGCGGGCCAAATGGGACGTGCCCGCCATCCGCCAACAGGTCCTGGCCAGCCAGCGTCGCCGCCGTTTCGTCGCCCAGTCCCTGACCCAAGGCACACTCAAGAGCTGGGATCACCAGCCGTTCGTGGACGCGAGCCAGCAATACATGCGCAACCATATCGACCTCGATGACCTGGAGCGCAAGGCACGTTATCCACAGCCCAGCCCACTCGAATAACAACACTGCCGACCGTGCACTCTCAATGATCAAAGGGGAAGCTTGATGAAGATATCCACAATCGTCGCCGCCAGCGTCATCGGTCTGGCCAGTGGCGGTGTCTATGCCGCCGAACAGAGCTGCAGCACGGTAAAGATGGCCGATCCGGGCTGGAGCGACATCGCCGCCACCAACGCGGTCGCCACCTTCCTGCTTGAGGGCATGGGTTACCAGACCAAGATCGACACCCTGGCGGTACCGATCGCTTACGGCGGCCTCAAGGACGGCTTGATGGATGTCTTTCTGGGCAACTGGATGCCGGCGCAACAAGGCTTCTACGACAAGTTCATCGCCAACGGTGACGTGGTGCAGCTGGCCAAGAATCTGGACGGCACGCAGTTCACGCTGGCCGTACCGGACTACGTCTACAACGCCGGCGTGCATGACTTTGCCGACCTCAACAAGTTTGCCGACAAGTTCGACAGCAAGATCTACGGGATCGGTTCCGGCGCTCCGGCGAACCTGTCGCTGGCCGAGATCATCAAGAAGAAAGAGTTCGACCTCGGCAGCTGGAAACTGGTGGAGTCGAGCGAGCAGGCGATGCTGTCAGAAGTCGCCCGGGCGGTGAAACGCGAGAAGTTCGTGGTGTTCCTGGGCTGGACGCCGCACCCGATGAACGTGCAGTTCAAGATGCATTACCTGACCGGCGGCGAGCAGTATTTCGGTTCGGCCGGCAGCGTTTATACCTTGACCCGCAAGGGTTACGCGGACGCATGCCCAGGGGTGGCCAAGTTGCTGGGCAACCTGACGTTCACCCTGGAGATGGAAAACAGCATCATGGCGGAGGTGGCGAACAAAAAGGTAAGCAATGCCGTGGCGGTGAAGGACTACATCAAGGCCAATCCAGCCGTGCTGGATAAATGGCTGGAGGGGGTGCAGACCATCGATGGCAAGGATGCGCTGGGAGCAGTGAAGGCGAAGCTCTGAGCTGACGGCTCCTTCGCGGGCTCTGCCCGCGAAAGGGCCTGCGAAATCACTGTAGATCTCAGCCCGCCATCTCGGCGCGCAGTGCCTTCAATACCGGCGCCGTATCCACCTCGACCCCGCGCCAGTAGGTGAACGCCACAGCCGCCTGCTCGACCAGCATGCCGAAGCCATCCACCGACAGCTTCGCGCCATGCTCACTGGCCCAACGGCAGAACGGC
Proteins encoded:
- the choX gene encoding choline ABC transporter substrate-binding protein is translated as MMKISTIVAASVIGLASGGVYAAEQSCSTVKMADPGWSDIAATNAVATFLLEGMGYQTKIDTLAVPIAYGGLKDGLMDVFLGNWMPAQQGFYDKFIANGDVVQLAKNLDGTQFTLAVPDYVYNAGVHDFADLNKFADKFDSKIYGIGSGAPANLSLAEIIKKKEFDLGSWKLVESSEQAMLSEVARAVKREKFVVFLGWTPHPMNVQFKMHYLTGGEQYFGSAGSVYTLTRKGYADACPGVAKLLGNLTFTLEMENSIMAEVANKKVSNAVAVKDYIKANPAVLDKWLEGVQTIDGKDALGAVKAKL
- a CDS encoding anti-virulence regulator CigR family protein, with amino-acid sequence MKLPKPLIAAMGIVLVGVTPLLQAAPGPDDRGQGGGEQHQQGPQGQQGQQQQQNHGQQGGGNGAGHGNQQSNRGNQGGNRPPQDFGPVRQTISQNRGSFGRGNPLPPNIHVERGRPLPRGYGRPLDAGALRHLPHYDGYQWRRLGSDVVLVAIGTGLVYEILDNVLN
- a CDS encoding DOPA 4,5-dioxygenase family protein; translation: MSIIHSYHAHIYYDASTLPQARALCEEAVRVFGLKMGRLHQRPVGPHPDWSCQLTVAVEDIGAVLGWLALNRNGLVVFTHPETGDELADHANHAIWMGAVRPLDLSIFG
- the betC gene encoding choline-sulfatase, with the protein product MKRKNILFIMADQMAAPLLPFYAPSPIKMPHLSRLAEKGVVFDSAYCNSPLCAPSRFTLVSGQLPSKIGAYDNAADFAADVPTYAHYLRRLGYHTALSGKMHFCGPDQLHGYEQRLTSDIYPADYGWAVNWDEPDVRPSWYHNMASVLQAGPCVRTNQLDFDEEVVFKAQQYLFDHIRNDGDQPFCLTVSMTHPHDPYTIPKPFWDLYADVEIPLPQNVPGQDELDPHSQRLLKVYDLWDKPLPRQKISDARRAYFGACSYVDSNVGKLLQTLEDTGLMDDTIIVFSGDHGDMLGERGLWYKMHWFEMSARVPLLVCAPGQFEAGRVSASVSTADLLPTLVELAGGQLEPGLPLDGRSFVGHLTGAGAHDEVFGEYMAEGTVGPLMMIRRGPWKFIYSEDDPCLLYHLGDDPHEREDLSQAAGQRDLFAAFLAEARAKWDVPAIRQQVLASQRRRRFVAQSLTQGTLKSWDHQPFVDASQQYMRNHIDLDDLERKARYPQPSPLE
- a CDS encoding choline sulfate utilization transcriptional regulator, which produces MFESLGSLSLDLLRAFEAAARHRSFTAAAQELGTTQPAVSQQIKRLEEQLATRLFDRVYRGIELTDAGALLFEQVQLGLLNIDACLHRITAQSQHEVLQVSTDFAFAAYWLMPRLHGFHQLYPQVDVSLVTSERSYSMLRSDIDVAILFGDGRFNQGESHWLFGEEVFPVCSPKLLEGRATPLPVTALADLPLLHLRGESSHHWFDWTGLFRALDIPGAPASGQLRFDNYTLLIQAAIAGQGVAIGWRHLVDALLEQGLLCRPVEETARSPMGYYVVLPQRKRRGEMIDRFVEWLREEQVGGQWLRIDS
- the trpA gene encoding tryptophan synthase subunit alpha; the encoded protein is MSRLEQRFADLKAEGRAALVTFVTAGDPGYDASLAILKGLPAAGADVIELGMPFTDPMADGIAIQLATLRALEAGQTLAKTLKMVREFRVDDSTTPIVLMGYYNPIHRFGVEAFVAEAKAAGVDGLIIVDLPPEHDAELATPAQASGIDFIRLTTPTTDDVRLPTVLERSSGFVYYVSVAGVTGAGSATSDQVSSAIERLRRHTDLPISVGFGIRTPEQAAAIARLADGVVVGSALVDKVAKAANADQAVDDVLTLCKALADGVRKARVSQA
- the trpB gene encoding tryptophan synthase subunit beta, whose product is MTQSNLRNGPDANGLFGAFGGRYVAETLMPLVLDLAREYEAAKVDPEFLEQLAYFQRDYIGRPNPLYFAERLTEHLGGAKIFFKREELNHTGAHKVNNCIGQVLLAKRMGKKRLIAETGAGMHGVATATVAARFGLPCVIYMGATDIERQQANVFRMKLLGAEIVPVTSGTGTLKDAMNDALRDWVTNVEDTFYLIGTVAGPHPYPAMVRDFQSIIGKETKEQMQEKEGRLPDSLIACVGGGSNAMGLFHPFLDDTSVEIIGVEAAGHGVDSGKHAASLNGGVPGVLHGNRTYLLQDDDGQITDAHSISAGLDYPGIGPEHAWLHEIKRVNYTSITDDEALAAFHTSCRLEGIIPALETAHALAEVIKRAPTLPKDHLMVVCLSGRGDKDMQTVMNHMAATQEKSV